A stretch of Lathyrus oleraceus cultivar Zhongwan6 chromosome 6, CAAS_Psat_ZW6_1.0, whole genome shotgun sequence DNA encodes these proteins:
- the LOC127096349 gene encoding uncharacterized protein LOC127096349 has product MAQDTKPGAHPVTGIGEPRVDNKYKMLEERLRAIEGFNVVGFDSLEMCLVPDIVIPPKIQSTKIREILPYLIQKGLVDTKPLPPVPLSPPRNFDANARCDYHADSQGHTTEKCLALKFKVQDLLDRKIISCTKENQNMKNPMLGHVGLVLNAIGESEDHILIRKVDQVKTPMTRIPKKLIVYGLFKNLHANCKVCLFNPEQCEKMKRCLKKMMDQGLVQIGNLKKVEDISAIESQGHIPIEIPYQRREIQTPVWIPFPISFQISFHTPLQRLIQIPMSSTYPIVFHIPAPFLFESTKSVPQNYNATTYVREKPLVLEPAITNIAGIRGMTRRGRLFAPEQPPKRRIPESSKGKESISSEEGPSQKTASREEAEEFLRLIKKSDYKMVDRLNQTTSKISTLYLLLGFVAHREALLKILNEAYVTKHIMVDQFEGVVANITASSCLGFSSDELPPEGHAHNKALHIPVKFQDSILSRVSVVTESSLNVMLKNTLMKLNDVRTLMKTSTLVVKTFDCSKIKLSFGMTLGPCYRGRHFDTSLDAKINNG; this is encoded by the exons ATGGCTCAAGATACTAAGCCAGGGGCCCACCCAGTCACTGGAATTGGAGAACCAAGGGTCGACAACAAGTATAAAATGTTGGAAGAACGATTAAGGGCTATAGAAGGCTTCAATGTAGTTGGATTTGATTCTTTGGAAATGTGCTTAGTTCCTGATATAGTCATACCCCCAAAAATTCAAAGCACCAAAATTCGAGAG ATCTTGCCTTATCTAATTCAAAAAGGGTTAGTGGATACTAAACCCCTCCCTCCTGTACCATTGTCACCTCCTCGTAACTTTGATGCCAATGCTAGATGCGACTATCATGCTGACTCGCAGGGGCATACTACCGAGAAATGTTTAGCTCTCAAATTCAAGGTACAAGATTTGCTCGATCGTAAGATTATCTCTTGCACTAAAGAAAATCAGAACATGAAGAATCCGATGTTGGGGCATGTTGGCCTAGTTCTCAATGCCATTGGAGAATCAGAAGACCACATCCTAATTAGAAAGGTAGATCAAGTGAAAACTCCTATGACTAGGATACCTAAAAAATTGATTGTTTATGGGTTGTTCAAAAATTTGCACGCAAACTGTAAAGTTTGTCTTTTTAATCCGGAACAATGTGAGAAAATGAAAAGGTGTCTTAAGAAGATGATGGACCAAGGTTTAGTTCAAATCGGAAACTTAAAGAAAGTGGAGGATATTTCAGCTATAGAATCTCAGGGGCACATACCCATTGAGATCCCTTATCAAAGAAGAGAGATTCAGACACCGGTTTGGATACCTTTTCCGATATCTTTTCAGATATCTTTTCATACTCCACTTCAGAGACTCATTCAAATACCAATGTCGTCGACATACCCTATTGTCTTCCATATTCCTGCACCATTTCTATTTGAAAGTACTAAATCAGTACCACAGAACTATAATGCCACAACATATGTGAGAGAGAAGCCACTAGTTCTAGAACCAGCAATTACTAATATAGCTGGTATCAGAGGCATGACTCGTAGAGGAAGATTGTTCGCCCCAGAACAACCACCAAAGAGGAGAATCCCCGAGAGTTCAAAGGGAAAAGAGTCCATAAGTTCAGAGGAGGGACCCTCCCAGAAGACTGCATCTCGAGAAGAGGCCGAGGAATTCTTGAGACTTatcaaaaagagtgactataAAATGGTGGATCGCTTGAACCAAACAACTTCTAAGATCTCTACGTTGTATTTACTACTAGGTTTCGTGGCTCATAGGGAAGCTCTATTAAAAATCCTGAACGAGGCATATGTCACCAAGCACATAATGGTGGATCAATTTGAGGGAGTAGTAGCTAATATTACTGCTAGTAGTTGCTTGGGGTTCAGTAGTGACGAATTACCTCCAGAAGGGCATGCCCATAATAAGGCCCTACATATACCGGTCAAATTCCAGGATAGTATCCTCTCGAGAGTATCAGTGGTCACCGAATCCTCTTTAAATGTCATGCTTAAGAACACTCTCATGAAACTGAATGATGTAAGAACTTTAATGAAAACCAGCACGTTGGTCGTCAAAACTTTTGACTGTTCAAAAATAAAG ttgtcttTTGGGATGACCTTGGGTCCATGCTACAGGGGCCGTCACTTCGACACTTCACTAGATGCTAAAATTAATAATGGGTGA